The following proteins come from a genomic window of Campylobacter concisus:
- a CDS encoding phage portal protein — protein MENKFIFKSDTPSLQLSSDVQNGDYIEPFISFSDLLELHYANVYHRRAIKIKANMLSQIEIDESDLAKFLPQNVSEKEFLFEFCYNLELFGNAPIEKAGAKTNYKLYNIPAHEWRTNKDKQMFQVGKSGKKIKLDGYYLKFYSPSSRYYGEPDYLAAMCQILTNRQADMYNYSFFQNGARPDLAIIHENSEPSEEQIAAYKKFFSENYKGSANAHKTLLCYTNSIGEKDAKIRFEKLSEVQDLSFKALKEVSRDEIAAAHGIPPRLLGIIQSAQLGGSGELIGQLHQFNELEIKPKIELIEGFFRSIGIKVVLSAVDVTNFKDDGEIVTQLVERGIISISEARSILGWQKNIE, from the coding sequence GTGGAGAACAAATTTATTTTTAAGTCAGATACTCCGAGTTTGCAACTCTCGTCTGATGTGCAAAACGGTGATTATATAGAGCCTTTTATAAGTTTTAGTGATCTTTTAGAGCTTCACTATGCAAACGTATATCACCGCCGTGCCATAAAAATAAAAGCCAATATGCTCTCTCAGATAGAAATAGATGAGAGCGATCTGGCAAAGTTTTTACCTCAAAATGTAAGTGAGAAAGAGTTTTTATTTGAGTTTTGCTATAACCTAGAGCTTTTTGGCAATGCTCCTATTGAAAAAGCTGGAGCTAAGACAAACTATAAACTCTACAATATACCAGCTCATGAGTGGCGAACCAATAAAGATAAGCAAATGTTTCAGGTAGGCAAATCTGGTAAAAAGATAAAACTTGATGGATACTATCTTAAATTTTATTCTCCAAGCTCAAGATACTACGGCGAGCCAGACTATCTTGCAGCTATGTGTCAGATTTTGACAAATAGGCAAGCAGACATGTATAACTACTCATTTTTCCAAAATGGAGCAAGGCCTGATCTTGCTATCATTCATGAAAACTCAGAGCCTAGCGAAGAACAAATAGCAGCTTACAAAAAATTTTTTAGTGAAAACTATAAAGGAAGTGCTAATGCGCATAAAACACTCCTATGCTATACAAACTCGATTGGCGAAAAGGATGCAAAAATTCGTTTTGAAAAGCTATCAGAAGTACAAGATCTAAGCTTTAAAGCACTAAAGGAAGTAAGCCGTGATGAGATAGCAGCAGCTCATGGTATTCCGCCACGTCTGCTTGGTATCATTCAAAGTGCCCAGCTTGGCGGAAGTGGAGAGCTTATAGGCCAACTTCACCAGTTTAACGAGCTTGAGATAAAACCAAAAATAGAGCTAATAGAAGGTTTTTTTAGAAGCATCGGTATAAAAGTGGTATTAAGTGCTGTTGATGTAACAAATTTTAAAGACGATGGCGAGATAGTTACGCAGCTTGTTGAAAGAGGGATCATCTCAATTTCTGAAGCTAGAAGTATACTTGGCTGGCAAAAGAATATTGAGTAG
- a CDS encoding DUF1937 family protein, whose amino-acid sequence MKETMRLAYVASPYWFANETDVLSDAVRQAKSQRSYAKPDKHAKRKEKSLKETMRLVYVASPYAAFKSGKVNADFMACMVAKEECRKVKEAGYIPLSPVLAFSGVFSEEQRDEVLKAGLEMLSHCSYVYFSKHPASEFSKGMDMEREYARELGISELEI is encoded by the coding sequence ATGAAAGAGACAATGAGACTTGCATATGTTGCTAGCCCTTATTGGTTTGCAAATGAGACGGACGTTTTGTCCGACGCAGTGCGGCAAGCGAAATCACAACGAAGCTATGCAAAGCCAGACAAGCATGCAAAAAGAAAGGAGAAGAGCTTGAAAGAGACAATGAGACTTGTATATGTTGCTAGCCCTTATGCTGCCTTTAAAAGCGGTAAGGTAAATGCTGATTTTATGGCTTGCATGGTAGCTAAAGAAGAGTGCAGAAAGGTAAAAGAAGCTGGATATATACCGCTTAGCCCTGTGCTTGCATTTAGTGGTGTGTTTAGCGAGGAGCAAAGAGACGAGGTGCTAAAGGCTGGACTTGAAATGCTTAGCCACTGCTCTTATGTATATTTTTCAAAGCATCCAGCTAGTGAGTTTTCAAAAGGCATGGATATGGAAAGAGAATATGCAAGAGAGCTTGGCATAAGTGAGTTAGAAATTTAA
- a CDS encoding glycoside hydrolase family protein has product MSLKENIKENEGFKSHIYQDTRGYPTIGYGFKVSSLSKDELFLNGGKVEPMSKAVADQILEMKLIKLIPSVCEAFPWLEDKPKNVQDVVIEMCYQMGVPGVRKFVTTLNLIKSGEYEAAYKNGLDSLWAKQTPNRAKKVLSGLLA; this is encoded by the coding sequence ATGAGCTTAAAAGAAAATATAAAAGAAAACGAAGGCTTTAAAAGCCACATATATCAGGATACTCGTGGGTATCCTACTATCGGATATGGCTTTAAGGTTTCATCTCTTAGTAAAGACGAACTCTTTCTAAATGGCGGCAAGGTTGAGCCTATGAGTAAAGCGGTAGCAGATCAGATTTTAGAGATGAAGCTTATTAAGCTCATACCTAGCGTTTGTGAAGCTTTTCCTTGGCTAGAAGATAAGCCAAAAAATGTCCAAGACGTGGTAATAGAAATGTGTTATCAAATGGGCGTGCCAGGCGTGAGAAAGTTTGTTACCACTCTTAATTTAATAAAGTCTGGTGAATATGAGGCAGCCTATAAGAATGGACTAGATAGCCTTTGGGCAAAACAAACGCCAAACCGGGCAAAGAAGGTGCTAAGTGGGTTACTTGCTTAA
- a CDS encoding AAA family ATPase: MSESIKKLDEFLSSNNISASALARAIGVSASLISQLRAGSYKGDSDAVNAKINAYIDNFNKKAKNFHANAKENEFYVTSDVKMANFIISEAIAEKEIGLIYGFAGSGKTTVLKEFAKNNPNVVLIEATCHTSAKVLLEDLCEALKIDASGGLSTKLKAVARFLKSSDKVIMVDEAEHLPLKALEDLRRIYDFSRTPLILCGTEILLKNLMGKNKELRQLFSRICGKWCMQGLSKDECEKIYTKEIFAYCKGNFRSSAKLYKKALRLAELNGCLVDESVVATAIDMVILG; the protein is encoded by the coding sequence ATGAGTGAAAGTATAAAAAAGCTAGATGAATTTTTATCTAGTAACAACATAAGTGCATCAGCACTTGCACGTGCAATAGGAGTGAGTGCATCGCTAATAAGCCAACTTCGTGCCGGAAGTTATAAGGGCGATAGCGATGCAGTAAATGCAAAAATCAATGCTTACATCGATAATTTTAACAAAAAAGCTAAGAATTTTCACGCAAACGCAAAAGAAAATGAGTTTTACGTAACTAGCGATGTAAAGATGGCAAATTTCATCATAAGTGAGGCGATAGCCGAAAAAGAGATAGGGCTAATATATGGCTTTGCTGGAAGTGGCAAGACAACAGTTTTGAAAGAATTTGCCAAGAATAATCCAAATGTGGTTTTGATAGAGGCAACTTGTCACACGAGCGCTAAGGTTTTGCTTGAAGATCTATGCGAGGCTTTAAAGATCGATGCTAGTGGTGGGCTAAGCACAAAGCTAAAGGCGGTAGCAAGGTTTTTAAAGAGTAGCGATAAGGTGATAATGGTAGATGAGGCGGAGCATCTACCGCTAAAGGCTCTTGAAGATCTAAGAAGAATTTATGACTTCTCACGCACTCCGCTAATACTTTGTGGCACAGAGATACTACTAAAAAATCTAATGGGTAAAAACAAGGAGCTAAGACAGCTTTTTAGCCGAATTTGTGGCAAATGGTGCATGCAAGGGCTTAGCAAAGATGAGTGTGAGAAGATCTATACAAAAGAGATATTTGCCTACTGCAAAGGTAACTTTAGAAGCAGTGCAAAGCTATATAAAAAGGCTTTGAGGCTAGCTGAGCTAAATGGATGCCTTGTTGATGAGAGTGTCGTTGCTACGGCGATTGACATGGTTATCTTGGGATAG
- a CDS encoding HK97 gp10 family phage protein, producing MNFNSALKRFLFRIGSGVRYRAKQLAPYKTGNLKKDIQVFDEKIDSFSISVGNTKLAPYAKFVYFGTRPHVIKPKKMKALANKKSGQIFGKSVNHPGTKANPYIEKAFSEYISSASFVKAKEQLAKDIGDETVKFITSSINNIK from the coding sequence ATGAATTTTAATAGTGCTTTAAAAAGGTTTTTATTTCGCATAGGCTCAGGGGTAAGATATAGAGCGAAGCAATTAGCGCCATATAAAACTGGTAATCTTAAAAAAGATATACAAGTTTTTGACGAGAAGATAGATAGTTTTAGCATAAGTGTGGGAAATACAAAGCTTGCACCTTATGCTAAATTTGTATATTTTGGTACAAGGCCACATGTTATAAAGCCAAAAAAGATGAAGGCTCTTGCAAACAAAAAGAGCGGTCAAATTTTTGGCAAAAGTGTAAATCACCCTGGCACAAAGGCAAACCCATATATCGAGAAAGCTTTTAGCGAGTATATAAGTAGCGCTAGCTTTGTAAAGGCAAAAGAGCAATTAGCTAAGGATATAGGAGATGAGACAGTAAAATTTATAACAAGTTCCATTAATAACATTAAGTGA
- a CDS encoding sigma factor-like helix-turn-helix DNA-binding protein yields the protein MTLKEIALVLNLSVEQVRRIEKGALLKLSHPRNFKKWQEIRELMALLEEHKAKSDSDEIYQGIKA from the coding sequence ATGACACTAAAAGAGATAGCTTTGGTGCTAAATCTAAGCGTAGAGCAAGTGCGTAGAATAGAAAAAGGCGCACTTTTAAAGCTATCTCACCCAAGAAATTTCAAAAAATGGCAAGAGATAAGAGAGCTTATGGCTTTGCTTGAAGAGCATAAGGCAAAAAGCGATAGCGATGAGATATATCAAGGCATAAAAGCATAA
- a CDS encoding XkdF-like putative serine protease domain-containing protein → MANKLTNLSITHISLVKAGANKKSIIYKSDASEPSFEKDVSIAKFDEEKGVVYGIVYSPDEVDTQGDFTDAAEIEKAAYAFMKDLKGQNIDKEHDFKPDGKAYVAESWIVRENDALFKSEKVGSWAVGIKIESDELKELIKSGEIAGLSMAGFAKREEVQKNDTSIAAAIANGFNELLKKFEKTKKGEDKVEKETKEISQAEEIKKTLVEGMDELNKKLLGFEKRISELEDVAKDSKQSKNIEKTDDKIVGGIL, encoded by the coding sequence ATGGCAAACAAACTAACTAACCTAAGTATCACGCACATATCTCTTGTAAAAGCTGGTGCAAACAAAAAGAGCATCATTTATAAAAGTGACGCAAGTGAGCCAAGCTTTGAAAAAGATGTGAGCATCGCCAAATTTGACGAAGAAAAAGGCGTTGTATATGGGATTGTGTATTCACCAGATGAAGTAGATACTCAGGGGGATTTTACGGACGCGGCCGAGATTGAAAAGGCTGCCTATGCTTTTATGAAGGATCTTAAAGGTCAAAACATAGACAAGGAGCATGACTTTAAGCCAGACGGCAAAGCATACGTGGCTGAGAGCTGGATAGTAAGAGAAAACGATGCTCTCTTTAAGAGCGAGAAGGTGGGAAGCTGGGCAGTTGGTATCAAGATAGAAAGCGACGAGCTAAAAGAACTTATAAAAAGTGGCGAGATCGCAGGACTTTCAATGGCAGGATTTGCGAAGCGTGAAGAGGTACAAAAAAACGATACTTCAATAGCTGCTGCCATAGCAAATGGTTTTAACGAGCTACTAAAGAAATTTGAAAAAACTAAAAAAGGAGAGGACAAAGTGGAAAAAGAAACAAAAGAAATTTCACAAGCAGAGGAGATAAAAAAGACGCTTGTTGAAGGTATGGATGAGCTTAACAAGAAGCTCCTTGGCTTTGAGAAGCGTATAAGCGAGCTTGAGGATGTCGCAAAAGATAGCAAACAAAGCAAAAATATAGAGAAAACAGATGACAAAATAGTAGGAGGAATACTTTAA
- a CDS encoding terminase large subunit domain-containing protein encodes MAYNEEFKKECINLLKSGVSSVLVSKQMNVSRPTLQKWLEQANDEFSLDDGVKALKKQVECLSKKKKLVPDETAQLADLIVALNKIESKSKAAKEQKAYVLPPVSLDKSAKILRDEIVKDGELFAYQKEFLQSDAQFRIVLKSRQIGFSYVAAADALIGAVGGRNQLFLSASEEQALILMRYLKLWSDRFGVALAKDSETEIKLENGAIIKALAHNFRTVQGFTGDIWMDEFAWYPNPKKIWHAFVPSIGAVKGRLTILSTPFEEKSLFHELYFDEQKYKMFKRFHVDIYRAMGDGLEFDLETMKALFDADTWASAYECVFIDDESSLLSITLIKSCIDEKLSYFSPNSNTPLLCGYDIGRVSDRSTLASVINSDDTYTLAMLNVLAKASFKEQEDVLSSHLRSYPLATLDMDKTGIGLNLTETMHAKFKSRVNGVYFTAGTKEQMALNLKKLFEDKKISIPNDPLLISDLHAIKRTAGTKSFKYDAKRNEYGHADRFWALALACRKIEAVVKRKGGGAVIL; translated from the coding sequence ATGGCTTATAATGAAGAGTTTAAAAAAGAGTGTATAAATTTATTAAAAAGTGGCGTGAGCTCAGTGCTAGTTTCAAAGCAAATGAACGTATCTCGCCCAACATTACAAAAGTGGTTAGAGCAGGCAAATGATGAATTTAGTCTTGATGATGGTGTAAAGGCACTAAAAAAGCAGGTTGAGTGTTTAAGCAAAAAGAAAAAGTTAGTCCCTGATGAGACGGCCCAGCTTGCTGATCTTATAGTGGCGTTAAATAAGATCGAGAGCAAAAGCAAAGCAGCCAAAGAGCAAAAAGCCTATGTTTTGCCACCAGTAAGCTTAGACAAAAGTGCCAAAATTTTAAGAGATGAGATAGTAAAAGATGGCGAACTGTTTGCTTATCAAAAAGAATTTTTGCAAAGCGATGCTCAGTTTCGTATCGTACTAAAATCGCGCCAGATAGGCTTTAGCTACGTGGCAGCAGCTGACGCACTTATAGGAGCAGTTGGCGGTAGAAACCAGCTATTTTTGTCCGCTTCAGAAGAACAAGCGCTAATCCTAATGAGATATTTAAAACTATGGTCTGATAGGTTTGGAGTGGCTTTAGCAAAAGATAGTGAGACTGAGATAAAGCTAGAAAATGGCGCTATTATAAAAGCTCTCGCTCACAACTTTCGTACAGTTCAAGGTTTTACTGGTGATATTTGGATGGATGAGTTTGCATGGTACCCAAACCCTAAGAAAATTTGGCACGCTTTTGTGCCAAGCATCGGTGCTGTTAAAGGTCGCTTAACAATACTTTCAACACCATTTGAAGAAAAGAGCCTTTTTCATGAGCTGTACTTTGACGAGCAAAAGTATAAGATGTTTAAGCGGTTCCATGTTGATATTTATAGAGCTATGGGAGATGGGCTAGAGTTTGACCTTGAAACCATGAAAGCACTCTTTGATGCTGATACATGGGCTAGTGCTTATGAATGCGTCTTTATAGATGATGAGAGCAGCCTACTGTCTATTACGCTTATCAAAAGCTGCATAGATGAAAAGCTTAGCTATTTTAGCCCAAACTCAAACACTCCGCTGCTTTGTGGGTATGATATAGGAAGAGTTAGCGACCGTTCAACACTTGCAAGTGTGATCAATAGCGATGATACATATACTCTTGCTATGCTTAATGTGCTTGCAAAAGCTAGCTTTAAAGAGCAAGAAGATGTCTTAAGCTCTCACCTGCGCTCCTACCCACTAGCAACCCTTGATATGGATAAAACCGGCATCGGTCTAAATTTAACAGAAACTATGCATGCTAAATTTAAAAGCAGGGTAAATGGAGTATATTTTACAGCTGGCACAAAGGAGCAAATGGCTCTAAATTTAAAGAAACTCTTTGAAGATAAAAAGATAAGCATACCAAACGATCCACTTTTAATCAGTGATCTTCACGCCATAAAACGCACAGCAGGAACAAAAAGCTTTAAGTATGATGCAAAAAGAAACGAGTATGGTCACGCAGATAGGTTTTGGGCATTAGCTTTAGCTTGTCGTAAGATAGAGGCTGTTGTAAAAAGAAAAGGCGGCGGAGCGGTGATATTATAA
- a CDS encoding P2 family phage major capsid protein, translating into MLEGLGLKDIAKGSMNATSATLSGSLTPEQATSLINVIKDNSEFLQKIHVDKMSRLTKELDGWDAMRGVLVRVASGEKPSDAQRTQLKKAGVKLEAKSVQLFARVLQDTLADNQNNPNFESETFNSFGTIFGNDLALLGFSGTSDTYANSFETLHKGWIQTAKDSNDVTKVTYVANDSVSKRLTALAQSINPDALVDSVILISTADMQEYNKEISALNAPTYLINGNADRVLGVKLEVSPLMPKGVYMATPLKNLVLGVCLDINRNRWYDPEERALKYIFDASVDYEIIIKKWVSIATL; encoded by the coding sequence ATGTTAGAGGGACTTGGTTTAAAAGATATTGCAAAAGGCAGCATGAATGCTACTAGTGCGACACTAAGTGGTAGTTTAACTCCAGAGCAAGCAACTAGTCTTATAAATGTGATTAAAGACAATAGTGAATTTTTGCAAAAAATTCATGTTGACAAAATGAGTCGCTTAACTAAAGAGCTTGATGGCTGGGATGCTATGAGGGGCGTTTTGGTACGTGTAGCAAGTGGCGAAAAACCAAGCGATGCACAAAGAACGCAGCTTAAAAAAGCAGGCGTAAAGCTAGAAGCAAAAAGTGTGCAACTTTTTGCAAGGGTACTTCAAGATACACTAGCAGACAACCAAAATAATCCAAATTTTGAGAGTGAAACATTTAACTCTTTTGGAACAATTTTCGGTAATGATCTTGCACTTCTTGGCTTTAGTGGTACAAGTGATACTTATGCAAATAGCTTTGAGACGCTACATAAAGGCTGGATCCAAACAGCAAAAGATAGTAATGACGTCACAAAAGTTACTTATGTCGCAAATGATAGTGTAAGCAAACGCTTAACAGCACTTGCCCAATCAATCAACCCAGACGCCTTAGTTGATAGTGTAATCTTAATAAGCACAGCTGACATGCAGGAGTACAACAAAGAAATTTCAGCGTTAAATGCACCAACCTACCTAATAAATGGCAATGCTGATCGTGTGCTTGGTGTAAAGCTTGAAGTTAGTCCTTTAATGCCAAAAGGCGTTTACATGGCTACTCCGCTTAAAAATTTAGTTCTTGGCGTATGCCTTGATATAAATCGCAACCGTTGGTATGACCCAGAAGAGAGAGCACTAAAATACATCTTTGATGCAAGTGTGGACTATGAGATCATAATCAAAAAATGGGTCAGCATAGCAACTCTTTAA
- a CDS encoding phage protein GemA/Gp16 family protein, which produces MNQSEYRKRLLTLIHINPLYKQIVENGAWQEWLMLRFGVESSKELSISELNLALDILQERVDDRLGFEPDIKGRRIFKKGAITQKQLKKIEVLIDVLGWDENSARRFYYRQIGALVTNIALLNSSQATKIITGLSAVIKCEKNPKKS; this is translated from the coding sequence ATGAACCAAAGTGAGTATAGAAAGAGACTTTTAACACTCATCCATATAAACCCACTTTACAAGCAGATCGTAGAAAATGGAGCTTGGCAAGAATGGCTAATGCTTCGCTTTGGTGTAGAGAGCAGCAAGGAACTTAGCATAAGCGAGCTAAATTTGGCTCTTGATATATTACAAGAGAGGGTAGATGATAGGCTAGGCTTTGAGCCAGACATTAAAGGTAGGCGCATTTTCAAAAAAGGCGCTATCACGCAGAAGCAGCTTAAAAAGATAGAGGTTTTGATAGACGTTCTTGGCTGGGATGAAAATAGTGCTAGGAGATTTTACTACCGCCAGATCGGAGCACTTGTGACAAACATAGCCTTACTAAACTCAAGCCAAGCTACAAAGATCATTACTGGACTAAGTGCCGTTATAAAATGTGAAAAAAATCCTAAAAAAAGCTAA